From a single Anaerolineales bacterium genomic region:
- a CDS encoding GNAT family N-acetyltransferase, which yields MIRPYQEKDFEPVARFWFDAVQVAEPELVKRMNYEFQGAREFFKNVIVPENKMWVYEIDQNPVGFLAMQNDFIDRLYVHPQFHRQGIGTALIEFARTLSPNHLWLYTDQANKMSRAFYEKNGFIAEKFGVSPPPESEPDVEYHWYSK from the coding sequence ATGATCCGTCCATATCAAGAGAAAGATTTTGAACCCGTCGCCAGATTTTGGTTCGATGCTGTGCAAGTTGCCGAGCCCGAACTTGTCAAGCGTATGAACTATGAGTTTCAAGGTGCGCGCGAATTTTTTAAGAATGTAATTGTTCCTGAGAACAAAATGTGGGTGTATGAAATCGATCAGAACCCGGTCGGCTTCCTTGCCATGCAAAATGATTTCATCGACCGGTTATATGTTCATCCCCAATTCCATCGTCAAGGCATCGGCACGGCGTTGATCGAGTTTGCCAGAACTTTATCGCCAAATCACCTTTGGCTTTATACCGACCAAGCCAATAAAATGTCCCGCGCCTTTTACGAAAAGAACGGATTCATCGCTGAAAAATTTGGTGTCAGCCCGCCGCCCGAGTCCGAGCCTGATGTGGAATATCATTGGTACTCAAAATAA
- a CDS encoding peptidylprolyl isomerase: MGKDTVQDGVVVSMDYKLTVDGQVLDSSDEAGPLQFLAGYGNIIPGLEQEMMGMKIGDSKDVTVQPEHGYGEFDDEAFMDVPRGEFPSDLPLEEGLELHVTDEDGNHQAAYVASFDDKTVRLDFNHPLAGAVLNFHVKVIALRDPTEEELDHGHVHEGDGHHH, translated from the coding sequence ATGGGCAAAGATACAGTACAGGACGGCGTGGTCGTCTCGATGGATTACAAATTAACCGTGGATGGGCAGGTTCTCGATTCATCCGACGAGGCGGGTCCGCTGCAATTTCTGGCAGGGTACGGGAATATCATCCCCGGGCTGGAGCAGGAAATGATGGGGATGAAGATCGGTGACAGCAAGGATGTGACCGTTCAGCCCGAACACGGCTATGGCGAATTCGACGATGAAGCCTTTATGGATGTGCCGCGCGGCGAATTCCCGAGCGACCTGCCGCTGGAAGAAGGGCTGGAACTCCACGTCACCGATGAGGACGGCAATCATCAGGCGGCGTATGTCGCCAGTTTTGATGACAAGACTGTGAGATTGGACTTCAACCACCCGCTGGCGGGTGCGGTCCTGAACTTCCATGTAAAAGTGATTGCCCTGCGTGATCCGACCGAAGAAGAACTGGATCACGGTCACGTCCACGAAGGGGATGGACACCACCATTAA
- a CDS encoding DedA family protein, whose protein sequence is MSEYLLTQVINFGAPLLWLVVFIGGLGVPLPCTVLVIAAGAFARQGILPWHTTAIFSIVSVVLGDIVSYSFGFYAREKVLDRFSDTPRWRQAEKTFRKWGPLSIFFSRFLVTAIALPVNLMSGTTRYPFRKWLTYDAAGEIVWILGYGGLGYLFGSQWEMVSEFLSNFGGVVLGLLIFVIGVKQAWNWQLKRQQLSE, encoded by the coding sequence ATGTCTGAATATTTGCTCACCCAAGTCATCAATTTTGGCGCGCCTTTGCTCTGGCTCGTCGTCTTCATCGGCGGACTGGGTGTGCCGTTGCCATGCACCGTGCTGGTGATTGCGGCTGGCGCGTTCGCCCGTCAGGGAATCCTGCCGTGGCATACCACCGCAATTTTCAGCATCGTCAGCGTGGTGCTTGGTGACATTGTCAGCTATTCGTTCGGATTTTATGCCCGCGAAAAAGTATTGGACCGTTTCAGTGATACTCCCCGCTGGAGACAAGCCGAGAAGACCTTTCGCAAATGGGGTCCGCTCTCCATTTTCTTCTCACGGTTTCTCGTCACCGCCATTGCCCTGCCGGTCAACTTGATGTCCGGCACAACGCGCTACCCATTCCGAAAATGGCTGACCTACGATGCCGCGGGCGAGATCGTGTGGATCCTCGGTTACGGCGGACTGGGCTATCTCTTCGGCAGTCAATGGGAAATGGTCAGCGAGTTCCTGAGTAACTTCGGCGGCGTGGTGCTGGGACTTCTCATCTTCGTCATTGGCGTAAAACAAGCCTGGAATTGGCAGTTAAAACGACAACAACTCTCGGAATGA
- a CDS encoding DUF1761 domain-containing protein translates to MDLNSINWLAVVLCVVASLIIGSTWFSPKVFFPAWMKAIEKTGMSDSNDRNMAPVIRIFGLTIFASLVQAVFMGLIVNLMGGVTLASGALTGFLLWLGFVAPSSLTNKLFADRVKAWYYEAGNHLVTFVIMGAIHGLMG, encoded by the coding sequence ATGGATCTTAATTCTATTAACTGGCTGGCTGTTGTTTTGTGTGTTGTGGCAAGCCTGATCATCGGAAGTACCTGGTTTAGTCCAAAGGTCTTTTTTCCGGCTTGGATGAAAGCGATCGAGAAGACCGGGATGAGCGATTCCAATGACCGGAATATGGCTCCCGTGATAAGAATATTCGGTCTCACCATATTCGCATCCCTGGTTCAGGCTGTTTTCATGGGATTGATAGTGAACCTTATGGGGGGTGTGACGCTTGCCTCCGGCGCATTGACGGGCTTTCTCCTATGGCTTGGCTTTGTCGCCCCATCCAGCTTAACCAACAAGCTATTCGCGGATCGGGTCAAGGCTTGGTATTACGAAGCCGGTAACCATCTCGTCACCTTCGTGATCATGGGCGCGATTCATGGCTTGATGGGTTAA
- the ltaE gene encoding low-specificity L-threonine aldolase — protein MNEMDFVDLRSDTVTKPTPEMREAMAEAEVGDDVYMDDPTVNALQEKAAAMLGKEDSLFVPSGTMGNLLALLVHCQRGDEVIVGDKSHIYMNEAGGMSALGGIHPRPVLNQRDGTLLLDDIRASIQTEDVHHTITRLICIENTQNVCGGVPLSVEYTAQVGEIAKANGLSFHIDGARIFNAAAALNVDVKELVAPADSIMFCLSKGLVAPVGSMLVGTRKFIARARHLRKMLGGGMRQVGVLAAAGLISLEKMSKRLGQDHARAKNLYEGLKPVSGLRLDASPASNMVYFDLAEHISLTENQIIEEMRKFGVLVDWSGPRRFRLVTHYWVDDAGVEKTVKGFKEVLG, from the coding sequence ATGAATGAAATGGATTTTGTCGATCTACGTTCCGATACTGTCACCAAGCCGACGCCCGAAATGCGCGAAGCAATGGCGGAGGCGGAAGTTGGCGATGACGTGTATATGGACGACCCCACTGTCAACGCGCTGCAGGAGAAAGCCGCCGCAATGCTCGGCAAGGAAGATTCGCTTTTTGTCCCTTCAGGCACGATGGGCAACCTGCTCGCTCTTCTCGTCCACTGCCAGCGCGGGGATGAGGTCATTGTTGGGGATAAATCGCATATTTACATGAATGAAGCAGGCGGGATGTCTGCGCTGGGCGGGATTCACCCGCGCCCGGTGCTGAATCAACGCGATGGCACGCTCCTGCTCGACGACATTCGCGCCTCGATCCAGACCGAGGATGTGCACCACACCATTACACGACTCATTTGCATCGAGAACACGCAGAACGTGTGCGGCGGCGTCCCGTTGAGCGTGGAATACACGGCGCAGGTGGGGGAGATCGCAAAAGCGAACGGATTGTCCTTTCATATTGACGGCGCGCGGATTTTCAACGCGGCGGCGGCTTTGAATGTGGATGTGAAAGAGTTAGTCGCGCCAGCGGATTCGATCATGTTCTGCTTGAGCAAGGGATTGGTCGCGCCGGTCGGTTCGATGCTGGTCGGGACGAGGAAGTTCATCGCGCGGGCGCGTCACTTGCGGAAGATGCTGGGCGGAGGGATGCGTCAGGTAGGAGTGCTGGCGGCGGCGGGGTTGATCTCGCTGGAAAAAATGTCGAAGCGGCTTGGGCAGGACCACGCCCGGGCGAAGAATCTGTATGAGGGATTGAAACCAGTTTCGGGATTAAGACTCGATGCGAGTCCTGCGTCCAATATGGTGTATTTCGACCTGGCGGAGCACATCTCATTGACCGAGAATCAGATCATCGAGGAAATGAGAAAGTTCGGCGTGCTGGTGGATTGGTCAGGTCCGCGTCGTTTCCGATTGGTGACGCATTATTGGGTGGACGATGCCGGGGTGGAGAAGACGGTGAAGGGCTTTAAGGAAGTGTTGGGGTAA
- a CDS encoding ATP-binding cassette domain-containing protein, whose protein sequence is MQNILEVKDLVKKYGDFTAVKGISFDIKEGEIFSLLGPNGAGKTTTISMLSTLYAPTSGDATIAGHSVKQHPMAVRNAIGIVPQEIALYEDLTARENLVFWGQMYGLSGKSLTARVDEVLEQIGLVDKAKDRVKTYSGGMKRRVNIGVGLLHKPKLLFMDEPTVGIDPQSRRAILDTVKDLNKQGMTVLYTTHYMEEAEELSHRVGIIDHGELIALGTQKELTKQVGQTETLVLHISENEDPEALVSALKGVDGVLEANAINHEISVITPSAKDVLAPAVTKANERGIKIYSIDIREPNLEAVFLHLTGRALRD, encoded by the coding sequence ATGCAAAACATTCTCGAAGTAAAAGACCTGGTTAAAAAATATGGCGATTTCACCGCCGTGAAAGGCATTTCGTTCGACATCAAGGAAGGCGAAATCTTCAGCCTGCTGGGTCCGAATGGGGCGGGGAAGACGACCACCATCTCGATGCTTTCCACGCTATACGCGCCGACATCGGGCGATGCGACCATTGCGGGTCACTCCGTGAAACAGCATCCCATGGCGGTACGCAATGCCATCGGCATCGTTCCGCAGGAAATCGCGCTGTACGAAGACCTGACCGCACGCGAAAACCTGGTCTTTTGGGGGCAGATGTACGGCTTGAGCGGCAAATCGCTCACCGCGCGCGTGGACGAAGTGCTGGAGCAGATCGGTTTAGTGGACAAAGCCAAGGACCGAGTCAAAACCTACTCAGGCGGGATGAAGCGCCGCGTCAACATTGGGGTGGGCTTGCTCCACAAACCCAAGCTGCTCTTCATGGACGAACCCACCGTCGGCATTGACCCGCAATCACGCCGCGCCATCCTGGACACGGTGAAAGACCTCAACAAACAGGGCATGACCGTCCTGTACACCACGCATTATATGGAAGAAGCCGAGGAACTCTCGCACCGCGTCGGCATCATCGACCACGGTGAGTTGATCGCACTCGGCACGCAAAAGGAGCTCACCAAACAGGTCGGGCAGACGGAAACGCTGGTGCTGCACATCAGCGAGAACGAAGACCCCGAAGCGCTGGTGTCCGCGTTGAAAGGCGTGGACGGTGTGCTGGAAGCCAATGCCATCAACCATGAGATTTCGGTCATCACGCCATCCGCAAAGGACGTGCTCGCTCCCGCCGTGACAAAAGCCAATGAGCGCGGGATCAAAATCTATTCGATTGACATCCGCGAGCCGAATTTGGAAGCGGTGTTTTTGCATCTCACGGGGCGCGCTCTGCGCGATTGA
- the alr gene encoding alanine racemase has translation MEINLPQLKQNLDAIRAHVNGAKVMPMVKANAYGHGVDGVAPFIEPYVDYFGVAIVEEGIHLRNLGIKKPILVAGGTLIEQLPLFLEHDLTLTASSPDLLTAADHLAGSSGKRLTVHLKIDTGMERIGVHEYEAEEFLRQSLSCRHLVVDGVYTHLANSEVVDKKYSLLQLERFQEVLRFYEKNSLPAPLRHVCNSGGIVNVPEAHFDMVRPGVLFYGIYPGREMEHKVDVKTAATWRSKVAYSKITQPGRSVSYGSLWQVEGSPKRIVTIPCGYADGYFRRMTNRAQVVINGKKYPQVGRICMDQFMVNVGDDDVKVGDDVILLGGGITPEELADWTGTNEYEVMTNINARVPRVFVGAVQ, from the coding sequence TTGGAAATCAACCTCCCTCAACTCAAGCAAAACCTTGACGCCATTCGCGCGCATGTAAACGGTGCGAAGGTCATGCCGATGGTCAAGGCGAATGCCTACGGTCATGGCGTGGATGGTGTCGCGCCGTTCATCGAACCGTATGTGGATTACTTCGGCGTCGCGATTGTTGAGGAGGGAATCCATCTTCGCAACTTGGGGATCAAGAAACCGATCCTCGTCGCAGGCGGGACATTGATCGAGCAATTGCCATTATTTTTGGAACATGATCTGACGCTCACCGCTTCTTCTCCAGACCTGTTAACTGCTGCTGACCATTTGGCAGGGTCTTCGGGGAAGCGGTTGACTGTCCATCTGAAAATTGACACAGGCATGGAGCGGATCGGTGTCCACGAATATGAAGCCGAAGAATTTCTGCGTCAGTCGCTTTCGTGTCGCCACTTGGTTGTTGATGGCGTTTATACTCATCTTGCAAACTCGGAGGTCGTTGACAAAAAGTATTCGCTTCTCCAGCTCGAGCGTTTTCAAGAAGTCCTGCGTTTCTACGAGAAAAACAGCCTGCCGGCTCCCCTGCGCCACGTTTGCAATTCGGGCGGAATTGTCAATGTGCCCGAAGCGCATTTTGACATGGTTCGTCCCGGCGTGTTGTTCTACGGCATTTATCCCGGGCGCGAGATGGAACACAAAGTGGATGTAAAAACAGCGGCAACATGGCGCTCGAAAGTGGCATACAGCAAGATCACCCAGCCCGGGCGGAGTGTCAGTTATGGGTCGTTGTGGCAGGTGGAAGGGAGTCCGAAGCGCATTGTCACCATCCCATGCGGCTACGCGGACGGTTACTTCCGCCGTATGACCAATCGTGCACAGGTTGTCATCAACGGAAAGAAATATCCGCAGGTGGGGCGCATCTGTATGGATCAGTTCATGGTCAATGTGGGGGATGATGATGTGAAGGTGGGGGATGATGTGATTTTACTGGGCGGTGGTATAACACCCGAAGAACTGGCGGACTGGACAGGCACGAACGAATATGAGGTGATGACGAATATTAACGCGCGTGTGCCGAGAGTGTTCGTGGGTGCGGTACAATAG
- a CDS encoding RluA family pseudouridine synthase, giving the protein MSDRIERFTFEGGKAERLDKFLVTCLPEFSRARLQGLIADGFVSVNGVLAKKSGQMLEPGGEIEVRIPPPVPSGLTGEDIPLDIIFENDDLIVVNKPAGMVVHPAAGHASGTLVNAVLGYDPDLEGIGGEERPGLVHRLDKETSGLIILAKNERAHNWLQDQFRLRTVEKTYLALVDGKPPTPAGRVEAAIGRDQKQRKKMAVVSPGKGREAVSEYKTLEAFKEHTLLEFHPLTGRTHQIRLHCAFLGCPIVGDSIYGRRNPSVNIDRHFLHAYRLKILLPDEKEPRTFEAELPDELKNALEEVKRYE; this is encoded by the coding sequence GTGAGTGACCGGATCGAACGATTTACATTCGAAGGGGGAAAAGCGGAACGCCTCGATAAATTCCTCGTAACCTGTTTGCCTGAGTTTTCCCGCGCGCGGTTGCAGGGTTTGATCGCGGATGGATTTGTTTCCGTGAACGGTGTCCTTGCGAAGAAATCGGGACAGATGCTGGAGCCGGGGGGTGAGATCGAAGTGCGCATCCCCCCGCCTGTGCCAAGCGGGTTGACCGGCGAGGATATTCCGCTCGATATTATTTTTGAGAACGACGACCTAATCGTGGTCAACAAACCTGCGGGGATGGTCGTGCATCCAGCCGCGGGTCATGCTTCGGGAACGCTGGTCAATGCGGTGTTGGGCTACGATCCTGATCTGGAGGGGATAGGCGGCGAGGAACGTCCCGGGCTTGTGCATCGCCTCGATAAAGAGACCTCGGGCTTGATCATCCTTGCAAAGAACGAACGCGCGCACAATTGGCTTCAGGATCAATTCCGCTTGCGGACGGTCGAGAAGACGTATCTTGCGCTGGTGGATGGCAAGCCGCCCACACCCGCGGGACGGGTGGAAGCGGCAATTGGGCGTGACCAAAAACAGCGTAAGAAAATGGCAGTTGTTTCACCAGGCAAGGGGCGCGAGGCGGTCAGTGAATATAAAACGCTTGAAGCCTTCAAGGAGCATACGCTTTTGGAGTTCCATCCGTTAACGGGGCGCACTCATCAAATCAGGCTGCATTGCGCGTTTTTGGGTTGTCCCATTGTGGGGGATTCGATATACGGCAGGAGAAATCCCAGCGTGAATATTGACAGGCACTTCCTGCATGCCTATCGTTTGAAGATCCTTTTACCGGACGAAAAAGAACCAAGAACATTCGAGGCGGAATTGCCGGATGAGTTAAAAAATGCTCTTGAAGAGGTAAAGCGATATGAATGA
- the obgE gene encoding GTPase ObgE, whose amino-acid sequence MFIDQVNIFVRSGKGGDGMVHFRREKYEPRGGPDGGDGGKGGDVIFEVKSTLNSLSKFRPNEKFEAEPGKGGGGSQMTGRNGKDLIIHVPPGTVIYDAETGALLGDLTQAGQQLTICKGGRGGRGNQHFATSRNQAPRTAERGEPHEEKLLRLELKLIADIGIIGLPNAGKSTLLSVLTNAKPKIGDYPFTTLEPNLGVAKIDDDTTVVLADIPGLIEGAHEGAGLGHDFLRHVQRTRVLIHMIDGLSEDPLADFSQINTELSLFDTKLGSKPQVVVLNKIDQPDVQARLKEVQASFKKKKVELITASAMARTNTRDVLLKAYKKLQELPPDLSEEEALPIYKPDVDPNQFEIHRENGDEWRVTGVAIERAAKMTYWEHHGSVRRFQRLMQKLGVDEALRNAGVQEGDTVFIGDFELEWQD is encoded by the coding sequence ATGTTCATTGACCAGGTAAACATCTTCGTACGATCAGGCAAAGGCGGCGACGGCATGGTGCATTTCCGCCGCGAGAAATACGAACCGCGCGGCGGACCCGACGGCGGCGACGGCGGCAAAGGCGGCGACGTCATTTTTGAAGTCAAGTCCACGCTTAATTCGCTGTCAAAATTCAGACCGAATGAGAAGTTCGAAGCGGAGCCGGGAAAAGGCGGCGGCGGTTCGCAAATGACCGGGCGCAACGGCAAGGACCTCATCATCCATGTGCCGCCCGGCACTGTGATCTATGATGCTGAAACCGGCGCATTACTCGGCGACCTGACCCAAGCCGGTCAGCAATTGACCATATGCAAAGGCGGGCGCGGCGGACGCGGCAATCAGCATTTTGCCACATCGCGGAATCAAGCCCCGCGCACGGCGGAGCGCGGCGAGCCTCATGAGGAAAAACTTCTGCGCCTCGAACTCAAACTGATAGCGGATATCGGTATCATCGGCTTGCCCAACGCCGGGAAATCGACCCTGCTCTCGGTGCTGACGAATGCCAAACCGAAGATCGGTGATTATCCCTTTACAACGCTGGAACCAAATCTTGGCGTCGCCAAGATCGATGACGACACCACCGTTGTACTGGCGGACATCCCCGGATTGATCGAAGGCGCGCACGAAGGTGCCGGTCTGGGACATGACTTCCTGCGCCATGTCCAGCGTACGCGCGTGCTCATCCACATGATCGACGGATTATCCGAAGACCCGCTGGCGGATTTCAGCCAGATCAACACCGAGCTGTCGCTGTTCGATACAAAGCTGGGCAGCAAACCGCAGGTGGTGGTGCTGAACAAGATCGACCAGCCCGATGTGCAGGCGCGTTTAAAGGAAGTTCAAGCCAGTTTCAAAAAGAAAAAAGTGGAATTGATCACCGCTTCCGCAATGGCGCGCACCAACACACGCGATGTCCTGCTCAAGGCGTATAAAAAGCTTCAGGAACTGCCGCCAGATTTGAGCGAGGAAGAGGCGCTGCCCATCTACAAACCGGATGTGGATCCAAATCAATTCGAGATCCATCGCGAGAACGGCGACGAGTGGCGCGTCACCGGGGTTGCCATCGAACGCGCCGCCAAGATGACCTATTGGGAACATCACGGCTCGGTGCGCCGCTTCCAACGCCTGATGCAAAAACTCGGCGTGGATGAGGCGCTGCGCAATGCCGGCGTGCAGGAAGGTGATACCGTGTTCATCGGCGACTTCGAACTGGAGTGGCAGGATTAA
- a CDS encoding ABC transporter permease — MLKLFIIGIKDLKIIFRDRAALILMLLAPFLLTLGMGLVTGRFSGSSTGISDIPVIIVNLDKEQLGNALEEVFTGEELAGLVEPTLSESPEAARKAIDEDTAAAAIIIPAGFTRSVIPQQGAFDEEPEALKIEVYANPARPTGAGIVKSIVDEFISRIEEGRISGQTSIVQMIMSGRISPQEGEQAGMEMAERLEDSPSSETLAIKLNTDTNEAEAVEFDVLAYLAPGMALMFLMFTVTYGGRSILAEKAQGTLPRLLVSPTQAAQILGGKVFGIFLTGVAQMLILIGATTLLFQLKWGDPLGVLVLVLAAVFGASGWGMFITAIARTPGQVASVGSAIMLIFGILGGSFISLEMMPPVVQMVSKITPNAWALDGFTTLALGGTLPHLSTPITALLTMGLILFVIAVVLFGKKNLVTK, encoded by the coding sequence ATGCTCAAACTATTCATCATCGGCATCAAAGACCTGAAAATCATCTTCCGTGACCGCGCGGCATTGATCCTGATGCTGCTGGCGCCGTTCCTGCTCACACTGGGTATGGGGCTGGTGACAGGGCGGTTCAGCGGAAGTTCAACGGGGATTTCCGATATTCCCGTCATCATCGTCAACTTGGACAAGGAGCAATTGGGGAACGCGCTTGAGGAAGTCTTTACAGGCGAAGAACTGGCTGGATTGGTCGAACCAACTCTGAGCGAAAGTCCAGAGGCGGCGCGCAAAGCCATTGACGAAGACACCGCCGCCGCGGCGATCATCATCCCGGCAGGATTCACGCGCAGTGTCATCCCGCAGCAGGGAGCCTTCGACGAAGAACCCGAAGCGCTGAAAATCGAAGTGTATGCGAACCCTGCACGACCGACAGGCGCGGGCATTGTCAAATCCATCGTGGATGAATTTATCAGCCGCATCGAGGAGGGGCGCATCAGCGGACAGACATCGATCGTTCAGATGATCATGAGCGGGCGCATCTCACCGCAGGAGGGCGAGCAGGCGGGCATGGAGATGGCTGAACGATTGGAAGACAGTCCCAGCAGCGAAACGCTGGCGATAAAACTCAACACCGACACGAACGAAGCCGAAGCCGTGGAGTTCGATGTGCTGGCGTATCTCGCGCCGGGCATGGCGTTGATGTTCCTGATGTTCACGGTCACGTACGGCGGGCGTTCGATCCTTGCCGAAAAAGCGCAAGGCACGTTGCCGCGTTTGCTCGTCTCACCGACACAAGCCGCGCAAATTTTGGGCGGCAAGGTCTTCGGCATTTTCCTGACGGGCGTGGCGCAAATGCTGATCCTGATCGGCGCGACCACCCTGCTCTTCCAATTGAAATGGGGCGACCCGCTTGGCGTGCTGGTTCTGGTGCTCGCCGCTGTGTTCGGCGCGTCGGGCTGGGGCATGTTCATCACCGCCATCGCACGCACGCCGGGGCAGGTTGCCAGCGTCGGCTCGGCGATCATGTTGATCTTCGGCATTCTCGGCGGAAGTTTTATCAGCCTTGAGATGATGCCGCCCGTTGTGCAGATGGTCAGCAAGATCACACCGAATGCCTGGGCGTTGGATGGATTTACGACCCTCGCGCTCGGCGGGACGCTTCCGCATCTTTCCACGCCGATCACTGCCCTGCTGACGATGGGCTTGATCCTGTTCGTGATCGCGGTGGTGCTGTTCGGGAAGAAGAATTTGGTGACAAAGTAG
- the lspA gene encoding signal peptidase II, with amino-acid sequence MSSRVKDYLMLFSVAGTIIALDQWTKWLVRENIELGGQWLPEWLAWLSPYARFVHWYNSGAAFGMFQNGNMVFTILAFIVIGAIIYYFPLVENEDWTLKLAMGLQLAGAAGNLIDRLMMAKVTDFISIGTFPVFNIADASISVGVVVLLFGVWLKERKEKKLAAEKAADDQSFDNKDQISVSSE; translated from the coding sequence TTGAGTTCACGAGTTAAAGATTATTTGATGCTGTTCAGTGTGGCGGGCACGATCATTGCGCTCGATCAATGGACGAAGTGGCTGGTGCGCGAGAATATTGAGCTCGGCGGTCAATGGCTGCCGGAATGGCTGGCATGGCTCAGCCCGTATGCGCGGTTTGTGCATTGGTATAACAGCGGTGCGGCGTTCGGCATGTTCCAGAATGGGAACATGGTGTTCACGATCCTTGCGTTCATTGTGATCGGCGCGATCATCTATTATTTCCCGCTTGTTGAAAACGAAGATTGGACGTTGAAATTGGCGATGGGATTGCAACTTGCGGGCGCGGCGGGGAACTTGATCGACCGCCTGATGATGGCTAAGGTCACGGATTTCATTTCGATCGGGACGTTCCCGGTTTTCAACATTGCTGATGCCAGCATCAGCGTTGGGGTGGTTGTCCTCCTGTTTGGGGTGTGGCTGAAGGAACGCAAGGAAAAGAAGTTGGCGGCTGAGAAGGCGGCAGACGACCAATCCTTCGATAATAAAGACCAGATCTCTGTGAGCAGTGAGTAA